The following proteins come from a genomic window of Kitasatospora sp. NBC_01246:
- a CDS encoding methyltransferase domain-containing protein yields the protein MDLDLVKWRAGLDEAMEARGAWPERAPWLREAVSALPRDWFAPERLWRWDGDAYVAVERWADPQGWAGELYGDQSAAAITQVSGGLPSSSLSAQGVVVDMLDSLLLEPGHRVWDIGGGQGWNAALAARRAGPGLVVSTEIDPGLAEFARARLAAAGLDVEVLVADATGTAPGGERFDRVIATYAVERVPPAWVEATRPGGRIVYPWGRLGHVALTVAEDGRSATGWVQGLGQFMADRAGAAPPVAGFTGYAAVRGGGPAETDRVVERDLGALEGNWDLTFALRVAVPDAVITTGRDEDGVNAWVHDGVGSWAAFGAVGDGTTVLHQGGERRIGDELMIAWAVWDGLGRPEPCEYGITVGPDRQFVWLRDPVGGPRWAVHGAVAADGSAR from the coding sequence GTGGACCTCGACCTCGTGAAGTGGCGGGCCGGCCTTGATGAGGCGATGGAGGCGCGTGGGGCCTGGCCCGAGCGGGCTCCGTGGCTGCGCGAGGCCGTGTCCGCGTTGCCCCGGGACTGGTTCGCGCCGGAGCGGCTGTGGCGGTGGGACGGGGACGCGTACGTGGCGGTGGAACGGTGGGCCGATCCGCAGGGTTGGGCCGGGGAGCTGTACGGCGACCAGTCCGCGGCCGCGATCACCCAGGTGAGCGGCGGGCTGCCGTCGTCCAGCCTGTCCGCGCAGGGCGTGGTGGTGGACATGCTGGACTCGCTGCTGCTGGAGCCCGGGCACCGGGTGTGGGACATCGGCGGTGGGCAGGGTTGGAACGCCGCGCTCGCCGCGCGGCGGGCCGGCCCGGGCCTGGTGGTGTCCACCGAGATCGACCCGGGGCTGGCCGAGTTCGCGCGGGCCCGGTTGGCGGCCGCCGGCCTGGACGTCGAGGTGCTGGTTGCCGACGCCACCGGCACGGCGCCGGGTGGTGAACGGTTCGACCGGGTGATCGCCACCTACGCCGTCGAACGGGTACCCCCGGCGTGGGTGGAGGCGACCCGCCCGGGCGGGCGAATCGTCTACCCGTGGGGGCGGCTGGGCCACGTCGCCCTCACGGTCGCCGAGGATGGCCGCAGCGCGACGGGCTGGGTGCAGGGCCTGGGGCAGTTCATGGCGGACCGGGCCGGGGCGGCGCCGCCGGTGGCGGGGTTCACCGGGTACGCGGCGGTACGCGGCGGCGGCCCGGCCGAGACCGACCGGGTGGTGGAGCGGGACCTGGGCGCCCTTGAGGGGAACTGGGACCTCACGTTCGCGCTGCGGGTGGCGGTGCCGGACGCGGTGATCACCACTGGGCGGGACGAGGACGGGGTGAACGCCTGGGTCCACGACGGAGTCGGCTCGTGGGCGGCGTTCGGCGCGGTGGGTGACGGCACCACGGTGCTGCACCAGGGCGGCGAGCGGCGCATCGGCGACGAGCTGATGATCGCCTGGGCGGTGTGGGATGGTCTGGGCCGGCCGGAGCCGTGCGAGTACGGGATCACGGTAGGCCCGGACCGCCAGTTCGTGTGGTTGCGCGATCCGGTGGGCGGCCCGCGGTGGGCCGTCCACGGGGCAGTAGCGGCCGACGGTTCCGCTCGTTGA
- a CDS encoding ATP-binding protein: protein MTISEAAGRRTALHEADAAANRQLTTLDGWRTFAAGPPEPPVLLSSDELRRLSPAERALYDEDRLDHHARMLVVATSFVEKTVVCGRRLVLLNRHAISARRGLMVSGLPGTGKTSAITQLGLAHELLDRARHPNVTDRIPVLYITVPPAATARMVAAEFARFLGLPVRSRSNMTDIIEAVVGVCTDTRTGLVLVDEIHNVSQVTRAGGEVSDTLKYFSERIPATFVYAGIGLETSELLAGTRGAQIAGRFTLVPTRPFPYGDEWKGLIATMEQTLLLHDHPPGSLVKLDRYLHNRADGMIGALSHAIRGAAIDAIPLDHAAETAAPPRRKAARG from the coding sequence GTGACCATCTCCGAAGCGGCGGGTCGACGAACCGCCCTGCACGAGGCCGATGCTGCGGCCAACCGTCAGCTCACCACCCTGGACGGATGGCGGACGTTCGCCGCCGGCCCGCCCGAGCCCCCGGTCCTGTTGTCTTCCGACGAACTGCGGAGGCTGTCCCCGGCAGAGCGGGCCCTCTATGACGAGGACCGGCTCGACCATCACGCCCGGATGCTCGTGGTGGCCACCTCGTTCGTCGAGAAGACGGTGGTCTGCGGCCGTCGATTGGTCCTGCTCAATCGACACGCGATCAGCGCTCGCCGAGGCTTGATGGTCTCCGGCTTGCCGGGCACGGGCAAGACCAGCGCCATCACTCAGCTCGGGCTCGCCCACGAGCTCCTCGACCGGGCTCGCCACCCGAACGTCACCGACCGCATCCCGGTGCTCTACATCACGGTCCCGCCTGCCGCGACCGCCCGCATGGTCGCTGCCGAGTTCGCGCGCTTTCTGGGCCTTCCAGTCCGTTCCCGGTCGAACATGACGGACATCATCGAGGCCGTGGTCGGCGTCTGCACGGACACCCGCACCGGTCTGGTGCTGGTCGACGAAATCCACAACGTCTCGCAGGTCACGCGGGCCGGGGGCGAGGTCTCCGACACCCTGAAGTACTTCTCCGAGCGCATCCCCGCGACGTTCGTCTATGCGGGAATCGGCCTGGAGACCAGCGAACTCCTCGCTGGCACCCGGGGCGCCCAGATCGCGGGCCGCTTCACTCTCGTCCCCACCCGCCCGTTCCCCTACGGCGACGAGTGGAAGGGCCTGATCGCGACCATGGAACAGACCCTTCTCCTGCACGACCACCCGCCGGGCAGCCTGGTCAAGCTGGACCGCTACCTCCACAACCGGGCCGACGGCATGATCGGAGCGTTGTCCCACGCCATCCGGGGCGCCGCGATCGACGCGATCCCCCTGGATCACGCCGCAGAGACCGCCGCTCCTCCACGGAGGAAGGCGGCTCGCGGGTGA
- a CDS encoding methyltransferase, protein MTVEESPEDVARALQHALAGDDLPDTFTLLGREWSLHRGVWPSTLSAATEVMASVVPYPRDGSFLEVGCGTGVIAVTAALSGCASVTALDINEKAVANTVANAERHGVGDRVRVLHSDMYAALDPLSRFDTIFWNVPWTYVEDGFALSSDIHSAVFDPGYRGQARYLAGAHEYLTDGGRLLLGTAHLGDRERLDVLAGAVGLRIDMLRKVRRIEEVGVMEYHLLELRTR, encoded by the coding sequence ATGACTGTCGAAGAGTCGCCGGAGGACGTCGCGAGGGCCCTGCAGCACGCTCTCGCCGGTGACGACCTGCCGGACACCTTCACCCTGCTGGGACGGGAATGGAGCCTGCACCGGGGTGTCTGGCCCAGCACGCTGAGCGCGGCCACCGAGGTGATGGCCTCGGTGGTGCCCTATCCCCGGGACGGCTCGTTCCTGGAGGTCGGCTGCGGTACGGGCGTCATCGCCGTCACCGCCGCACTCAGCGGCTGTGCCTCCGTCACCGCGCTGGACATCAACGAGAAGGCCGTGGCCAATACCGTCGCCAACGCCGAGCGGCACGGTGTGGGCGACCGGGTCCGCGTCCTCCACAGCGACATGTACGCGGCGCTCGATCCCCTGAGCCGCTTCGACACGATCTTCTGGAACGTGCCCTGGACCTATGTGGAGGACGGCTTCGCCCTCTCCAGCGACATCCACTCCGCCGTCTTCGACCCGGGCTACCGGGGTCAGGCCCGCTACCTCGCCGGAGCGCACGAGTACCTGACCGACGGCGGCCGGCTGCTGCTGGGCACAGCCCACCTCGGGGACCGTGAACGGCTCGACGTGCTCGCCGGTGCGGTCGGCCTGCGGATCGACATGCTGCGCAAGGTCCGCCGGATCGAGGAAGTGGGCGTCATGGAGTACCACCTGCTCGAACTGCGGACGAGGTGA
- a CDS encoding Gfo/Idh/MocA family protein — MPGDRLKGIRPRPRVLVIGFAGHQGREYLPIVQEIADIVGGVDSAPPAVPLADEWGFPYYGSLDDALKAVDFDAAVVTVPHGEHFPVCTRLLAHGRHVIKEKPFAVTEPEARQLIQLAQQADRSIFTLLQRNFDPVFRFARDNLPRIGRPYWFSYDYHFNLARPTTGWRASREQARGGVLLDMGYHLVDVLNGMFPETPRVHSAFVHQYQETRDRRLEDLVALLCSYPSRGLAGSLRISRHSLAKTEQLCVLGSEGALNVAPGAATLHAVGGAQLERYAPEGSRTDITRSMFSHYLDRLEDRDYRRDHLLRQLATVRTIDGIYRARSGGTSGLTDRCA; from the coding sequence ATGCCCGGCGACAGGCTGAAGGGCATCCGTCCGCGACCACGAGTGCTGGTGATCGGATTTGCCGGGCACCAAGGAAGGGAGTACCTGCCGATCGTACAGGAGATTGCCGATATCGTCGGCGGCGTCGACTCCGCCCCGCCCGCCGTGCCACTCGCCGACGAATGGGGATTCCCGTACTACGGGAGCCTCGACGACGCACTGAAAGCCGTCGACTTCGACGCCGCAGTGGTCACCGTGCCGCACGGCGAGCATTTCCCGGTCTGTACGCGGCTGCTGGCGCACGGCAGGCACGTCATCAAGGAGAAGCCGTTCGCGGTCACCGAACCCGAAGCGCGCCAGCTGATACAACTCGCGCAGCAGGCCGACCGCAGCATCTTCACCCTGCTGCAACGGAACTTCGACCCGGTGTTCCGGTTCGCCCGGGACAACCTCCCGCGGATCGGGAGGCCCTACTGGTTCTCCTACGACTACCACTTCAACCTGGCCCGTCCGACCACGGGTTGGCGCGCGTCCCGCGAGCAGGCAAGGGGCGGTGTGCTCCTCGACATGGGCTACCACCTCGTCGACGTGCTCAACGGGATGTTCCCCGAAACCCCCCGGGTGCACTCAGCCTTCGTGCACCAGTACCAGGAGACCCGGGACCGCCGACTGGAGGACCTGGTCGCCCTCCTGTGCAGCTACCCGTCGAGGGGGCTGGCGGGCTCGCTGCGCATCTCGCGCCACAGCCTCGCGAAGACCGAACAGCTCTGCGTGCTCGGTTCGGAAGGCGCGTTGAACGTCGCCCCCGGGGCGGCCACCCTGCACGCCGTCGGAGGGGCCCAGTTGGAACGCTACGCCCCGGAAGGATCCAGGACCGACATCACGCGCTCCATGTTCAGCCACTATCTGGACCGCCTGGAGGACCGCGACTACCGCCGGGACCACCTCCTGCGTCAACTCGCCACCGTCCGCACGATCGACGGAATCTACCGGGCCCGGTCGGGCGGGACGAGCGGACTCACCGACCGATGCGCCTGA
- a CDS encoding SAM-dependent methyltransferase — translation MTDNPSAQHGVPSSLNPDPLRDEHPEIVDGAAVDGNIHVGYWDGPADGRSLDQATDRLTDLVAGRLAAAPGRSLLDVGCGTGRPALRIARATGGQVSGISVSAEDIALARTRADAAGLADRVDFRYADACALPFESASFDGAWAIESMMHIPDRTAALTEIARTLRPGSTLVVTDVLLRSPVTGEAAETVRRTCRAFGSPALPEPAELRTALDRAGLEVLEFQDIGEHVRRTYQAFADAFANVTPSVDDPHYEFFDFARSLPRFGALAEIGYAFVVARRR, via the coding sequence ATGACCGACAACCCGTCCGCGCAGCACGGCGTCCCGTCCTCACTCAACCCTGACCCGCTCCGTGACGAGCACCCCGAGATCGTGGACGGCGCGGCCGTCGACGGGAACATTCATGTCGGCTACTGGGACGGCCCGGCGGACGGACGGTCGCTCGACCAGGCCACCGACCGGCTCACCGACCTCGTGGCGGGGCGGCTGGCCGCCGCACCCGGCCGCAGTCTGCTGGATGTCGGCTGCGGAACGGGACGGCCCGCGCTGCGCATCGCCCGGGCCACCGGTGGCCAGGTGTCAGGAATCTCGGTCAGCGCCGAGGACATCGCCCTCGCACGGACCCGGGCGGATGCCGCCGGGCTCGCCGACCGGGTGGACTTCCGGTACGCGGACGCCTGCGCACTGCCTTTCGAGTCCGCGTCCTTCGACGGTGCCTGGGCCATCGAGTCCATGATGCACATTCCCGACCGGACCGCCGCCCTCACCGAGATCGCCCGAACCCTGCGGCCCGGCAGCACGCTGGTCGTCACCGACGTGCTGCTCCGGTCGCCGGTGACCGGTGAGGCCGCGGAGACGGTCCGCCGGACCTGCCGGGCGTTCGGGTCCCCTGCGCTCCCCGAGCCGGCGGAGCTCCGCACGGCCCTCGACCGCGCCGGTCTGGAGGTTCTGGAGTTCCAGGACATCGGCGAGCACGTCCGGCGCACCTACCAGGCGTTCGCCGATGCCTTCGCGAATGTCACCCCCTCCGTGGACGACCCGCACTACGAGTTCTTCGACTTCGCCCGTTCCCTTCCCCGGTTCGGTGCCCTCGCGGAGATCGGCTACGCCTTCGTGGTCGCGCGCCGCCGGTGA
- a CDS encoding DegT/DnrJ/EryC1/StrS aminotransferase family protein, giving the protein MSTDERLALLGGAPAISRPLPHEVWPPPADEAELSELAAQRNTDISIKGNSGPIGRLEADFLAFLNGGARYAVTFNSGTSALLAAYFALGVREGVDVVGPALTYHAALSPVFALRGDVVLADIDPDTRGLDPKALQAALTEHTKVVTVVHQWGHPCDMDAILSIAERHGLRVLEDCSHAHGSRYKGRPVGTFGDAAVFSLQANKAVYAGEGGILVTSDPGIQDRATLLGHYRDRSRDSVLDEDLRAHWVTGFGLKLRMSPFNAIVARHALAAFPARKEARHRCLRHLGEQLSDVEYLQRVHVADHVDMGAWYGYKPLYRPQALGGVPRSVLIRALRAEGMEVGAPSGPRLSTLPLYARPENPLFPGVPKKATTPGADSQAEHVEQHALSLPTFTAWPDDKALIDQYAEAFRKIGRHREALVRYAAELPR; this is encoded by the coding sequence ATGAGCACCGACGAACGGCTCGCCCTTCTCGGGGGCGCACCCGCCATCTCGCGGCCGCTGCCCCACGAGGTGTGGCCGCCCCCCGCGGACGAGGCGGAGCTGTCCGAGCTGGCCGCGCAGCGGAACACCGACATCTCCATCAAGGGCAACAGCGGCCCCATCGGCCGGCTCGAAGCCGACTTCCTCGCCTTCCTGAACGGCGGCGCCCGCTACGCGGTCACCTTCAACTCCGGCACCAGCGCGCTCCTCGCCGCCTACTTCGCCCTCGGCGTACGCGAGGGGGTGGACGTCGTGGGACCGGCGCTCACCTACCACGCCGCGCTGAGCCCCGTCTTCGCGCTGCGCGGTGACGTGGTCCTCGCCGACATCGACCCCGACACCCGGGGCCTGGACCCCAAGGCACTCCAGGCCGCGCTGACCGAACACACCAAGGTCGTCACCGTCGTCCACCAGTGGGGCCACCCCTGCGACATGGACGCGATCCTGTCGATCGCCGAACGGCACGGGCTGCGTGTCCTGGAGGACTGCTCCCACGCCCACGGCAGCCGCTACAAGGGCCGGCCGGTCGGCACCTTCGGCGACGCCGCCGTCTTCTCCCTCCAGGCCAACAAGGCCGTCTACGCCGGAGAAGGCGGCATCCTCGTCACCAGCGACCCCGGGATCCAGGACCGCGCCACCCTCCTCGGGCACTACCGGGACCGCTCCCGGGACTCCGTCCTCGACGAGGACCTGCGGGCCCACTGGGTCACGGGCTTCGGACTCAAGCTGCGCATGTCACCGTTCAACGCCATCGTCGCCCGGCATGCCCTCGCCGCCTTCCCCGCCCGCAAGGAGGCCCGGCACCGGTGCCTGCGGCACCTCGGCGAGCAACTCTCCGACGTGGAGTACCTGCAGCGGGTCCATGTCGCCGACCACGTCGACATGGGCGCCTGGTACGGCTACAAGCCGCTCTACCGGCCCCAGGCACTGGGTGGCGTACCGCGCTCGGTGCTCATCCGGGCGCTGCGCGCCGAGGGCATGGAGGTCGGCGCCCCCTCCGGCCCCCGGCTGTCCACCCTGCCGCTCTACGCCCGCCCCGAGAACCCCCTCTTCCCCGGAGTCCCGAAGAAGGCCACCACGCCGGGGGCCGACTCGCAGGCCGAGCACGTCGAGCAGCACGCGCTCTCCCTGCCGACCTTCACCGCCTGGCCCGACGACAAGGCGCTCATCGACCAGTACGCCGAGGCGTTCCGCAAGATCGGCCGTCACCGCGAAGCGCTGGTCCGGTACGCCGCCGAGCTGCCCCGATGA
- a CDS encoding NUDIX hydrolase, whose amino-acid sequence MTGAAQPRPVVGALIRDPAGRIFVQRRSADRSLFPGCWDVVGGAVEPGESLLDALRREILEETGWRLRRVLARVAHTEWTGDGIRHIESDYLVEVDGDLSSPALERNKHTEFAWLAAEDVTLLDENTLRSGSTFIKDVVTAAHAWRADPPGSRTAL is encoded by the coding sequence ATGACCGGGGCAGCCCAGCCCCGACCGGTGGTGGGCGCACTGATCCGTGATCCGGCCGGCCGGATCTTCGTCCAACGCCGCTCGGCCGACCGCTCCCTCTTCCCCGGCTGCTGGGACGTGGTCGGTGGAGCCGTGGAACCAGGGGAGTCCCTCCTGGACGCGCTCCGCAGGGAGATATTGGAAGAGACGGGGTGGCGGTTGCGCCGCGTTCTCGCCCGGGTGGCACACACGGAGTGGACGGGGGACGGCATACGGCACATCGAGTCGGACTACCTCGTCGAGGTGGACGGGGACCTCTCCTCGCCCGCACTCGAACGGAACAAGCACACCGAGTTCGCCTGGCTGGCCGCCGAGGACGTCACGCTGCTCGACGAGAACACACTGCGCAGCGGCAGCACCTTCATCAAGGACGTCGTGACCGCGGCACACGCTTGGCGCGCCGACCCTCCGGGGAGCCGCACGGCTCTCTGA
- a CDS encoding carbamoyltransferase C-terminal domain-containing protein — MLILSLKEGHDGAIAAVDDGRLLFSLEAEKDSFLRYSNPTAELFATAADRLDRQPDVVAVSGWIKGTQCTDQASRAGYFGVGAAAITDEAGRFFGKAVRVFSSTHERSHIMTSYGMSALRRDQPFYSLVWEGNIGSFYRIDQHGKVTHLKEVLNYPGNKYSYGFALADPKFSPHQEFVRFQDAGKQMALAGFAENRPATRAEQDVIDFVLGQKEVITGSLKDRMTDSPFHNVGVESSAYKNLAARLSDAIFDRFHAYAREYLTEGFPLLISGGCGLNCEWNRRWRECGLFPAVFVPPCPNDSGSAIGTAIDAQHFYTGSADLEWDVYAGGEFVEDIEFDPQRYEIRPLDHGEVARHLRDGKIIGWARGRWEIGPRALGNRSILAAPFTEETTVRLNRIKQRESYRPIAPICLEQEAGRWFGGGLPDPYMLYFSRVESADLRAVTHVDGTARTQTVDPTANPAMGALLTAFGELTGFSVLCNTSLNYSGRGFINRSSDLIAYGELHGLDGYVVNDVFVTPRR; from the coding sequence ATGCTGATTCTTTCCCTCAAGGAAGGCCATGACGGGGCGATCGCGGCCGTCGACGACGGCAGGCTGCTCTTCTCCCTGGAGGCGGAGAAGGACTCGTTCCTCCGCTACAGCAATCCGACGGCCGAACTGTTCGCGACGGCGGCGGACCGGCTGGACAGGCAGCCCGACGTCGTCGCCGTGAGCGGCTGGATCAAGGGAACCCAGTGCACCGACCAGGCTTCGCGCGCAGGGTACTTCGGTGTGGGCGCAGCCGCGATCACGGACGAGGCCGGCCGGTTCTTCGGCAAGGCCGTGCGCGTCTTCTCGTCCACCCATGAGCGCTCCCACATCATGACGTCCTACGGCATGTCGGCACTCCGCCGGGACCAGCCCTTCTACAGCCTGGTCTGGGAGGGGAACATCGGCTCGTTCTACCGGATCGACCAGCACGGGAAGGTGACCCATCTCAAGGAGGTGCTCAACTACCCGGGCAACAAGTACTCCTACGGCTTCGCGCTCGCCGACCCGAAGTTCAGTCCGCACCAGGAGTTCGTCCGGTTCCAGGACGCGGGGAAGCAGATGGCCCTGGCCGGATTCGCCGAGAACCGGCCGGCGACCCGGGCGGAACAGGACGTCATCGACTTCGTCCTCGGCCAGAAGGAGGTCATCACCGGAAGCCTGAAGGACCGGATGACCGATTCCCCCTTCCACAACGTCGGTGTGGAATCGAGCGCGTACAAGAACCTGGCGGCCCGGCTCTCGGACGCCATCTTCGACCGCTTCCACGCGTACGCCCGGGAGTACCTGACCGAGGGATTCCCGCTGCTCATCTCCGGGGGCTGCGGGCTCAACTGCGAGTGGAACCGGCGCTGGCGCGAGTGCGGGCTCTTCCCCGCGGTCTTCGTTCCGCCGTGTCCCAACGACAGCGGCTCCGCGATCGGCACCGCCATCGACGCCCAGCACTTCTACACCGGGTCGGCCGACCTGGAGTGGGACGTCTACGCGGGCGGCGAATTCGTGGAGGACATCGAGTTCGACCCGCAGCGCTACGAGATCCGCCCGCTGGACCACGGCGAGGTCGCCCGCCACCTCCGCGACGGGAAGATCATCGGCTGGGCGCGGGGCCGCTGGGAGATCGGCCCCCGCGCCCTCGGGAACCGGTCGATCCTGGCCGCTCCCTTCACCGAGGAGACCACGGTCAGGCTCAACAGGATCAAACAGCGCGAAAGCTACCGCCCCATCGCCCCGATCTGCCTGGAGCAGGAAGCGGGCCGCTGGTTCGGCGGTGGTCTCCCCGACCCCTACATGCTGTACTTCAGCCGGGTCGAATCCGCCGACCTGCGCGCGGTGACCCACGTCGACGGAACGGCCCGCACCCAGACCGTCGACCCGACCGCGAACCCGGCCATGGGTGCACTGCTGACCGCCTTCGGCGAACTCACCGGATTCAGCGTCCTCTGCAACACTTCGCTCAACTATTCGGGACGCGGGTTCATCAACCGGAGCAGCGACCTGATCGCCTACGGCGAGCTGCACGGACTGGACGGGTACGTCGTGAACGACGTCTTCGTCACACCGCGACGCTAG
- a CDS encoding IS630 family transposase (programmed frameshift) — MRYPEGGGLTAERRAFREGIRFQAGMRFAVGEKTTVIAKDLRVSVRSVERWRRAWREGGMEALRSAGPANSPTVTDAQFAVLEEELGKGPTAHGFADERWTLARVQSVIHRRLQLSLSVPTVWRLLKRHGWSWQAPARRALERDENAVEVEEGGVAAGKSIGAACGGWIVFEDEAGFSMTPPRARTWGRRGDTPVVRVRGRSRRRTSIAALCCYRPGESRLIYRPRNHLLLKGARKSFSWKDYRDLLVRAHIQLGGPIVVVWENLNTHLSAGLKRYEAEHDWLTTVRLPPYAPDLNPVEAVWSLVRRAMANTAFGTPDDLDRTLRRELRRIQLRPHLIDGCLTATGLTLRPPTPP; from the exons GTGAGGTATCCGGAGGGTGGGGGCCTGACCGCTGAGCGTCGGGCGTTTCGTGAGGGGATCCGGTTCCAGGCCGGGATGCGGTTCGCGGTGGGTGAGAAGACCACGGTGATCGCAAAGGATCTGCGGGTGAGCGTGCGGTCGGTGGAACGCTGGCGTCGTGCCTGGCGCGAGGGCGGGATGGAGGCACTGCGCTCAGCAGGGCCGGCCAACTCCCCGACTGTCACCGACGCCCAGTTCGCCGTGCTTGAGGAGGAACTCGGCAAGGGGCCGACCGCGCATGGTTTCGCGGATGAGCGGTGGACGCTGGCCCGGGTGCAGAGCGTGATCCACCGTCGGCTGCAGCTCAGTCTTTCGGTCCCGACGGTGTGGCGGCTGCTGAAACGGCACGGCTGGTCCTGGCAGGCACCCGCCCGCAGGGCCCTCGAACGCGACGAGAACGCCGTGGAG GTGGAAGAAGGAGGTGTGGCCGCGGGTAAAAGCATCGGGGCGGCGTGTGGCGGCTGGATCGTCTTCGAGGACGAAGCCGGATTCTCCATGACGCCGCCCCGCGCCCGCACCTGGGGCCGACGCGGAGACACGCCCGTCGTCCGGGTCCGTGGCAGATCCCGCCGCCGGACCTCGATCGCCGCCCTGTGCTGCTATCGCCCGGGCGAGAGCCGGCTGATCTACCGGCCCCGCAACCACCTCCTCCTCAAGGGAGCCCGCAAGAGCTTCTCCTGGAAGGACTACCGTGATCTGCTCGTCCGGGCCCACATCCAACTCGGCGGACCGATCGTGGTCGTCTGGGAGAATCTCAACACCCACCTGTCAGCGGGGCTGAAACGGTACGAGGCCGAACACGACTGGCTCACCACCGTCCGTCTCCCGCCCTATGCACCCGACCTGAACCCCGTCGAGGCCGTCTGGTCACTCGTGCGCAGAGCGATGGCGAACACCGCCTTCGGGACGCCCGACGACCTTGACCGCACACTCCGCCGCGAGTTGCGCCGAATCCAACTCCGACCCCACCTGATCGACGGATGCCTGACCGCCACCGGCCTGACTCTCAGACCACCGACCCCACCCTGA
- the hisN gene encoding histidinol-phosphatase codes for MTPPVPPEDDLELALRLGDLADGLTVRRFHALDLRVREKPDRTPVTDADTAVETAVREELRSARPDDAFAGEETGGSVSAGRTWLVDPIDGTKNFLRGVPVWATLIALLEDGRPTVGVISAPALHSRWWAAADRGAWLRRGPAGTTPVHLGVSGRTRLDQAYLSTTSTRTWDVFHSRAAYLRLAEACWEDRAFGDFLQHCMVAEGTLDIAAEPVVNPWDIAAVQVLVEEAGGLCTDLLGASPRNGTGALSANPRLHRLALKALSAPRAASGPPGP; via the coding sequence GTGACGCCGCCCGTGCCACCGGAGGACGATCTCGAACTGGCCCTCCGTCTGGGCGACCTCGCCGACGGGCTCACCGTCCGCCGCTTCCACGCCCTCGACCTGCGGGTCCGGGAGAAGCCGGACCGTACACCCGTGACCGACGCGGACACCGCCGTCGAGACGGCCGTCCGCGAGGAACTGCGGTCCGCCCGCCCCGACGACGCGTTCGCCGGGGAGGAGACCGGCGGCTCCGTCTCCGCCGGGCGCACCTGGCTGGTCGACCCCATCGACGGCACCAAGAACTTCCTGCGCGGCGTACCGGTCTGGGCCACCTTGATCGCCCTGCTGGAGGACGGTCGCCCCACCGTCGGCGTGATCAGCGCCCCCGCCCTGCACAGCCGCTGGTGGGCAGCGGCGGACCGGGGCGCCTGGCTGCGCCGGGGACCGGCCGGCACCACCCCCGTGCACCTGGGGGTCTCCGGCCGCACCCGCCTCGACCAGGCGTACCTCTCCACCACCAGCACCCGGACCTGGGACGTCTTCCACTCACGTGCGGCCTATCTGCGCCTGGCCGAAGCCTGCTGGGAGGACCGTGCCTTCGGCGACTTCCTCCAGCACTGCATGGTCGCCGAAGGAACGCTCGACATCGCGGCCGAACCGGTCGTCAACCCCTGGGACATCGCCGCGGTACAGGTTCTGGTGGAGGAGGCCGGCGGCCTCTGCACCGACCTCCTGGGCGCCTCGCCCCGGAACGGCACCGGCGCCCTGTCCGCCAACCCGCGGTTGCACCGGCTCGCCCTGAAGGCTCTCTCGGCGCCGCGCGCAGCATCCGGGCCGCCAGGACCCTGA